The window ATTGTCTGCATGTGTTTGCAGGTAAATACGCACGCTGCAATAATCTACGTTCACATCTGCATGTTTGTCTTAAAATATGTATACTTATAGATATCCttatatatatccatatatgtaaataCTTATCTGTGTAAATACTTATGTATACACGTAAAGCGTAAGATTCTCTGAAAAAATAGAGATGTCTCCACAAGTATTATATTAATTAGAGATAGAGATACAGGtggacacagaaaagagccCATGCAGGTAGGGCtgacggagagacaccggaggaGTGCATAAACATGGCGGTCCCTTCGACAGATGGACTTCGTCGAGAATGGAGATTAAGTTGTCGACGCAGAACTCGATGTGTCGAATTGTGTGAAGGCGGATGCTGACCTGCACGACCTCGGATCTCCAAATGTCGCGGTTGAGTTTGTGGCTGTCGAACTCATCCGCTTTTTGGATGTTGACGAGGAGCCAGCGCCcggtgcgcatgcagagcaccTTCGCCTGAAAAGCCGACACTCGCCCTCGTTTTGTCTGAGTTCCACGTTTCGCCCCACCCCCGCATGAAAAACACACGGCATGTATGGGAGATGCACACACGGCAATACGCACTCACAAGCATCGGCGTGGACTGCAGCTGACCACGGCATTAcaatacatacatatacatacatattcaTTCGCATACATTTGTGTAGCACAGACACGTAGATGCATATAGCGTTGAaaatgcacatatatatatatatgtatgtatacacatgtatacatacgtacatatatatgtacatatatgtatatatatgaatgtacGTAAAGTATGGAACGTTTTATAGGTGAAAAGAAGCTGTCGACTAGGCTGTCGCGATACCGAATAAGACTAGATGCAGATCTGAGTGTTCTGGGCCGTGTCCATGGCGGGAGGCGCTGGGCGCGCATTTTCGTGGTCTTTCCCGTCTGCAATTTCGCGTTCCAACACCGTTTTTTGAATCGTTTTTTACGCATAGAGGGCCTCGTTGCGGAAAACGATTCTTCCGGGCTGTCTGTTGCCCCGCCCCCCGCGACACGTCGCAGATCCTCTTtgcgccgttttcttcttcccactTCTTCGCTGTTCTGCGGCGCACCTCCGTAAAGGGAAGGGTACAGACGAGCGCCTTGGGCGGTTCGTACAAACCCGCAAACGCCGAACTTCCGGCGTCCATCGCCACGGTGAGGCTCGACGGCAGTGCTGCggcacaggagaaaaagttcgggaagaagatgcgcgcaaaggagaaaacgcgacggggaaggaagcgctggagagaaaagaagcgacaagAGGTACGGAGccggcagaaaagaagacaaaagctctgagcgagacagagaaccaGGCGAcaacacaggagagagaagagaggaacagcggACGCGttgagagggaaaagagtcAAAAAGAGTTCGAGGTTCTTACATGCCGCTGCGGCAGCCGAGGCAGCGCGGTCGTCCGTCGCAGTCTCGCCGTACAGAGGTTCTGCAAGAATGCACAAAACGGACCAGCTGAGGAATAGGGCGGCacggaagaaggggaaggagagggagagaagtgCTGAACAGGAATGCTGggggggaaaaagggaggaTAACGCGACCGAAGGACAACATAAAAagtcgagaaagaagcaacgGACAACAGTGAGAAAGGTGAGATCGACACATCTCGTTTCGCCCCTTCTGGGttcggagaaaagacagccctctgcttctcttgtctcgtttttcttctctctcctcgcatTCTCCACTCTCCCGACTCGGCCCGTGAGTGAAGCGCCGGAGTATGCGAATCCGTGCTCGCGATTCCCCTTTTAGGgttctttcgccttcgcgttctttcGTCTTGAGTCCCTCACGGGTTAACAGCGTTTGACTGTACGAAGGATCGGGCCTCCGAGGTTCTTCCTCGGGGGTTAGATGTGCAGCAGAAGCCCCAGGatggggagaagagagcggagatcccgccgagacagaagcggaagacgagcgcgaagggaaagacggCGCGTCCTGGGttgctgcggagacaccctgCGCACGCGTCcctcctcggcgcctgctCTCGGCTGAGTcggcaggcggcgcagaaggggaagagccgAAAGAAATGCCTTCTTCTTGGTGTTCGAAGAACAGCAACGCCGCTGCATTGCAGTCTCCCACAGCCATctgcaaagagaaaaacagccgAGTGTCCAGACACGACACGCACTGGCCTTTTGAAAAGGGTACTCGAGGCGGAGCACTGCTCGGAGTGAGCGAGCGTCGTAAGttgaaaaaagggaaaagacgagtTTTCCTCTGGAGGGGAGTGGCGACACTAAGGCGTGTTGGTAGGCGGCGAAAAGCTGATGCTTGACTGTCTCtcgaagaaacgagacggTGTTCAGAGCTGTCAGaccagaggcgagacgccttCAGCAGCCGAGATACTGCATGCAATGGAGAGCTGCTTTCGGGCAAAGCAGGGAAGaagtgtgtttctctgtcccggCTATtttcgagaggaagaactcACCTCTATGTAGCGCGTCGCAGTCTCGCGatcggagacacctgcgagaggacagaagggaCTCAGAGGGCGGCAGCAAATGtaggacggagaaagaggagacgccgagagagtcgcgaagcgagaaacagaaaagaaaaggcaaaccGACACCCGAAGGAAAAGCAAGAGGTACGCCCAGAACGAAGGCGACcagaaccgagagagaacaaggggagaagaaagaatcCACGAAGAAGGATGCcagaaagtggagaggaaaagagcagagaagtTGAAGGCAAGACGGAAGATGCAAGCGACTGTGTGCAGAAATGCCTGGGGATTGGAGGGCGG of the Neospora caninum Liverpool complete genome, chromosome XII genome contains:
- a CDS encoding GD22670, related, translated to MACTEEDVQQFMAATGVSDRETATRYIEMAVGDCNAAALLFFEHQEEGISFGSSPSAPPADSAESRRRGGTRAQGVSAATQDAPSFPSRSSSASVSAGSPLSSPHPGASAAHLTPEEEPRRPDPSYSQTLLTQPLYGETATDDRAASAAAAASLPSSLTVAMDAGSSAFAGLYEPPKALVCTLPFTEAKVLCMRTGRWLLVNIQKADEFDSHKLNRDIWRSEVVQDLLKEFFVFWQRAESNQEGRVFCELYKPASCVIPLASLPQVTNFPHIAVVDPRTGRSMKQWTSRRFSEAVGAQSELFEFIEHQQQLAEAKAAAAREKGLSSPSVSPAPPVAASLPSGSSAGGPGDTPQRRGEENGEKKGERKEEKKQEERSKPDLQALREKRLRALEQQSRRHEEQ